The Pseudorasbora parva isolate DD20220531a chromosome 16, ASM2467924v1, whole genome shotgun sequence genome includes a region encoding these proteins:
- the zdhhc7 gene encoding palmitoyltransferase ZDHHC7 → MQSSGHRLRDVEQHQPLLNGGEEEVVAGRVWFIQDSCGMVCAFMTWSLVMYAEFVVNFVMLLPSKSFWYSLINGVAFNFLAVLALTSHLRTMLTDPGAVPKGNATKEYMESLQLKPGEVIYKCPKCCSIKPERAHHCSICKRCIRKMDHHCPWVNNCVGESNQRFFVLFTMYIASISLHALCLSGFHFFTCVKVQWNECSDFSPPVAVLLMIFLCLEALLFLTFTAVMFGTQIHSICNDETEIERLKNEKPTWERRVRWDGMKAVFGGPPSLLWFNPFAGLRLQRLLMVRARKGGAEFSV, encoded by the exons ATGCAGTCTTCAGGACACCGGTTGAGAGATGTGGAGCAGCACCAGCCCCTGCTCAACGGAGGCGAGGAGGAGGTGGTGGCCGGCCGCGTCTGGTTCATACAGGACAGTTGCGGGATGGTGTGCGCCTTCATGACCTGGTCTCTGGTTATGTATGCAGAATTTGTGGTgaactttgtaatgttgctcCCCTCCAAAAGCTTCTGGTACTCTCTAATCAACGGTGTGGCTTTTAACTTCCTGGCTGTGTTGGCGCTGACATCACACCTGCGAACCATGCTGACAGACCCg GGAGCTGTTCCCAAAGGTAATGCTACTAAAGAATACATGGAGAGTCTGCAGCTAAAGCCAGGAGAGGTCATCTACAAGTGTCCAAAATGCTGCAGCATTAAACCAGAGAGAGCTCACCACTGCAG TATCTGTAAGCGATGCATCAGGAAGATGGATCACCACTGTCCTTGGGTCAACAACTGTGTTGGCGAAAGCAATCAGCGATTCTTTGTCCTCTTCACT ATGTACATAGCCTCCATTTCATTGCATGCACTGTGTCTCAGCGGTTTCCATTTCTTCACCTGTGTCAAAGTCCAGTGGAATG AGTGTAGTGATTTTTCCCCACCTGTGGCGGTCTTGCTGATGATTTTCCTGTGTCTGGAAGCGCTGCTGTTTCTCACCTTCACTGCTGTCATGTTCGGCACTCAGATTCACTCCATCTGTAATGATGAGACG GAAATCGAGCGGTTGAAGAATGAAAAGCCCACGTGGGAGCGACGGGTGCGATGGGATGGGATGAAGGCTGTTTTCGGTGGCCCACCCTCTCTGCTCTGGTTCAACCCGTTTGCTGGACTCCGCCTCCAGCGTCTGCTGATGGTTCGTGCACGGAAGGGCGGGGCCGAGTTTTCAGTTTGA